Proteins co-encoded in one Deltaproteobacteria bacterium genomic window:
- a CDS encoding methyl-accepting chemotaxis protein: MTPTSPPKQKFRRKIFYVNPRFQGGAALVFSVAVVIGGALFGGLVYRDMRQALWEASMQGHYQMATPFEIVRESLLWHLAGLFAGISALGLVVSLLIERATKSGIRRCIEVFRASAEGDLSTPTGDAGLSEFARFGQHIDAARLLTLAQVREIREEAASLAGGVSTEEFGLRWEDLKRKIRRVAT, from the coding sequence ATGACCCCAACGTCGCCCCCGAAGCAGAAATTCCGCCGGAAGATCTTCTATGTAAATCCCCGGTTCCAGGGGGGAGCGGCCCTCGTCTTTTCCGTCGCCGTCGTCATCGGGGGAGCGCTCTTCGGAGGACTGGTGTACCGGGACATGCGACAGGCGCTCTGGGAAGCCTCCATGCAGGGGCACTACCAGATGGCTACGCCGTTCGAGATCGTCCGGGAATCCCTGTTGTGGCACCTGGCGGGGCTGTTCGCGGGAATTTCCGCTCTCGGACTGGTCGTGTCCCTGCTGATCGAACGGGCGACGAAGTCCGGGATCAGGCGGTGCATCGAAGTGTTCCGGGCGTCGGCGGAGGGGGATCTCTCCACGCCCACCGGCGATGCCGGTTTGTCCGAATTCGCGCGGTTCGGGCAGCACATCGACGCCGCGCGCCTCCTGACGCTGGCCCAGGTGCGGGAGATCCGGGAAGAGGCCGCTTCGCTCGCCGGCGGCGTCTCCACGGAGGAATTCGGTCTCCGGTGGGAGGATCTGAAGCGGAAGATCCGGAGGGTCGCGACATGA
- a CDS encoding cytochrome c3 family protein, with amino-acid sequence MSNGSHSTDAPPQGDSRPPPTSLARRIVFLAGSAFLSIAALLIAADYYPRGNPHAHFQSGSACPKCHLMARGAPDTGRFSTDADEFCIGCHKKESLGISHPRNVRPSNRFWKMKVPGDFRLDDDGRIMCLTCHTAHGPHISTIRAFPKQKPVSTNSTGGPYFKTIFLRKSSPDKGWQPLCSGCHEEM; translated from the coding sequence GTGTCCAACGGATCGCATTCCACCGATGCGCCGCCCCAGGGGGATTCGAGACCCCCGCCGACGAGCCTGGCCCGAAGGATCGTTTTCCTGGCGGGATCCGCTTTCCTGTCCATCGCCGCCCTCCTGATCGCCGCGGATTACTACCCCCGCGGGAATCCGCACGCCCATTTCCAGTCCGGAAGCGCCTGCCCCAAGTGCCACCTCATGGCGCGCGGCGCTCCCGACACCGGCCGGTTCTCGACCGACGCCGACGAATTCTGCATCGGGTGCCACAAGAAGGAGTCGCTCGGGATCAGCCACCCCCGGAACGTCCGGCCGAGCAACAGGTTCTGGAAGATGAAGGTGCCGGGCGATTTCCGCCTCGACGACGACGGCAGGATCATGTGTCTGACCTGCCATACGGCCCACGGGCCGCACATCTCGACGATCCGGGCGTTCCCGAAGCAGAAGCCGGTATCCACGAACTCGACGGGGGGGCCGTACTTCAAGACGATCTTTCTTCGGAAATCGAGTCCCGACAAGGGGTGGCAACCGCTGTGCAGCGGGTGCCACGAGGAGATGTGA
- a CDS encoding HAMP domain-containing protein, whose translation MKVRFPGIPFRDRGLQFKLTTVMLILFAFSLGSVFIPYFFGREALKHELEKSFLDLSNAISVSVDQLTTSGTSEEDRLQHYVESLKKSGIREVSIVGEDMGVIDSTNPKAIGRPAKVKLPPEKLVITATFGDDMGEKIQSKDLVVPVKVGGDTLGYIHVRMQIDDFTEPIRKNIYLRFFSTILIFSLGLILAVSISSHYVSPVEKLAHAAENVAAGDFSEELPVEGKDEVGRLTRAFNEMIARLRRNRALEEKVRESQYLSHLGNLSSGVAHEIRNPLNFIGLAVDHLDAVTQGVSGEAEGEKRQIIVRIKEEIARLNDLVTNFVMYGRPPEPQRAPVRLTELLEGVVGMARERLDAQRIACRTDFRDGGEVVVDPDMIRRAALNLVVNAIDAMPNGGELSVSAGPMEDGKYSILVADTGVGIGEGDRGKIFEPYFTTKASGLGLGLVLTKKIVDAHQGEIQVESEPGKGTRIRIVLPTGPPGEAAG comes from the coding sequence ATGAAGGTCCGGTTCCCCGGCATTCCGTTCCGCGACCGCGGGCTGCAGTTCAAGCTCACGACGGTCATGCTCATCCTCTTCGCCTTCTCCCTCGGGTCGGTCTTCATCCCGTACTTCTTCGGGCGCGAGGCGCTCAAACACGAGCTGGAGAAGAGCTTCCTCGACCTGTCGAACGCGATCAGCGTCAGCGTCGACCAGCTCACGACGTCCGGGACCTCCGAGGAGGACCGGCTGCAGCATTACGTCGAGTCCCTGAAGAAATCGGGGATCCGCGAAGTGTCGATCGTCGGCGAGGACATGGGCGTCATCGACAGCACCAACCCGAAGGCGATCGGGAGGCCCGCGAAGGTCAAGCTGCCGCCCGAGAAGCTGGTGATCACCGCGACCTTCGGGGACGACATGGGGGAGAAGATCCAGTCGAAGGACCTCGTCGTCCCGGTGAAGGTGGGGGGCGACACGCTCGGGTACATCCACGTGCGGATGCAGATCGACGACTTCACGGAACCGATCCGGAAGAACATCTATCTCCGGTTCTTCAGCACCATCCTGATCTTCTCGCTGGGACTCATTCTCGCGGTCAGCATTTCCTCCCACTACGTCTCCCCGGTCGAGAAGCTGGCGCACGCCGCGGAGAACGTCGCGGCGGGGGATTTCTCCGAGGAGCTTCCGGTGGAGGGGAAGGACGAGGTCGGTCGGCTCACGAGGGCGTTCAACGAGATGATCGCCCGGCTGCGCAGGAACCGGGCGCTGGAGGAGAAGGTCCGGGAAAGCCAGTACCTCTCCCACCTCGGGAACCTCTCCTCCGGCGTCGCGCACGAGATCCGCAACCCGCTGAACTTCATCGGCCTCGCGGTCGACCACCTCGACGCGGTCACGCAGGGGGTGTCCGGAGAGGCGGAAGGGGAGAAGCGGCAGATCATCGTCCGCATCAAGGAGGAGATCGCCCGGCTGAACGACCTGGTGACGAACTTCGTCATGTACGGACGGCCTCCGGAGCCGCAGAGGGCCCCGGTGCGCCTGACGGAGCTGCTCGAGGGAGTGGTCGGAATGGCGAGGGAGCGCCTCGACGCGCAGCGGATCGCGTGCCGGACGGATTTCCGGGACGGGGGGGAGGTGGTCGTCGACCCGGACATGATCCGGCGGGCGGCGCTCAACCTGGTGGTCAACGCGATCGACGCGATGCCGAACGGAGGAGAGCTCTCCGTCTCGGCGGGCCCCATGGAGGACGGGAAGTACTCCATCCTCGTCGCGGACACCGGCGTCGGGATCGGGGAGGGCGACCGGGGGAAGATCTTCGAGCCGTACTTCACGACGAAGGCGTCCGGGCTGGGTCTGGGGCTCGTCCTCACGAAAAAGATCGTGGATGCCCACCAGGGGGAGATCCAGGTCGAGTCGGAGCCGGGGAAGGGGACGCGGATCCGGATCGTATTGCCGACCGGCCCCCCGGGGGAGGCGGCCGGATGA
- a CDS encoding DUF3332 family protein — protein sequence MRTNRFGKVVALLLVVSLGAFATGCFGKFQLTRKVYDINKSIDEKYVRSAVTWIFVIVPVYGIAALLDFLIFNTIEFWSGDNPVTSAPVTKTYAQGDGKAVLTLSREGEATVATVERYEGDALVSTLRIRDDGRGKVTAVESAAGVPVREIAAVPNADGSVDVTVATADGATTERHAASSFEAYFARVARIASEVRQAAGASGAIPLARAATVPAFGG from the coding sequence ATGCGGACGAACCGATTCGGCAAGGTGGTCGCATTGCTGCTGGTGGTTTCCCTGGGGGCGTTCGCCACGGGGTGCTTCGGAAAATTCCAGCTGACCCGGAAGGTGTACGACATCAACAAGTCGATCGATGAAAAGTACGTCCGGAGCGCGGTGACGTGGATCTTCGTCATCGTCCCGGTGTACGGGATCGCGGCGCTGCTCGACTTCCTCATCTTCAACACGATCGAGTTCTGGTCGGGAGACAACCCGGTCACCTCCGCCCCGGTGACGAAGACGTACGCCCAGGGCGACGGGAAGGCGGTCCTGACCCTCTCCCGGGAAGGCGAGGCGACGGTGGCGACCGTCGAACGGTATGAAGGGGACGCGCTGGTGTCCACCCTCCGGATCCGGGACGACGGGCGGGGGAAGGTGACGGCGGTCGAGAGCGCGGCGGGGGTTCCGGTCCGCGAGATCGCGGCGGTTCCGAACGCGGACGGCTCGGTCGACGTAACGGTGGCGACCGCGGACGGGGCGACCACGGAGCGGCATGCGGCCTCCTCCTTCGAGGCGTACTTCGCGCGGGTCGCCCGGATCGCCTCGGAAGTCCGGCAGGCCGCGGGGGCCTCGGGCGCGATCCCGCTGGCAAGGGCGGCCACGGTCCCGGCGTTCGGGGGATAA
- a CDS encoding sigma-54-dependent Fis family transcriptional regulator — protein sequence MKGTVLIVDDERNQREILGAILKSEGYTPLLAGAGEEALRILEREAVDLVLTDLVMPGMTGEELIDAVLARNPGMPILLSSAYGTIQTAVDAIKKGAFYYFEKPVDRARLLIIMERAIENRRLRESHRVLSEKLFPGTVPILGEHAGIREIKRILPRVARSESTILLTGESGTGKEVIARNVHSMSGRSAKPFLAVNCASLPDTLFESELFGHERGAFTGAVRREIGLLEAAEGGTIFLDEIAEVKLETQAKLLRALQEKEIRRVGAKENIPVNVRIVAATNRDLEEAVREGRFRADLFYRLNILKLNLPPLRERISDIPLLAEHFLWKHGEKGVPPVREITKEAMRLMMRYSWPGNIRELSSVIERAVVLAEGGRIGPEELPRELMEGGQGDVPAKAFDLPPQGVDFEKVEEHLLRQAVERSGGVHARGAELLRMSYKAYIYRLRKFGIIAS from the coding sequence ATGAAGGGCACGGTGCTGATCGTCGACGACGAGCGGAACCAGCGGGAGATCCTCGGGGCGATCCTGAAAAGCGAGGGGTACACCCCGCTGCTGGCCGGCGCGGGGGAGGAGGCGCTGCGGATCCTCGAGCGCGAGGCGGTCGACCTCGTGCTGACCGACCTCGTCATGCCGGGGATGACGGGGGAGGAGCTGATCGACGCCGTCCTCGCCCGGAACCCGGGGATGCCGATCCTCCTCAGCAGCGCGTACGGAACGATCCAGACCGCGGTGGACGCGATCAAGAAGGGGGCGTTCTACTACTTCGAGAAGCCGGTGGACAGGGCCCGCCTCCTGATCATCATGGAGCGGGCGATAGAAAACCGGCGGTTGCGCGAGTCCCACCGGGTGCTCTCCGAAAAACTGTTTCCGGGGACCGTTCCGATCCTGGGCGAGCACGCCGGGATCCGGGAGATCAAGCGGATCCTTCCGAGGGTCGCCCGGAGCGAGAGCACCATCCTGCTGACGGGGGAGAGCGGAACGGGCAAGGAGGTGATCGCGCGCAACGTCCACTCGATGAGCGGGCGCAGCGCGAAGCCGTTCCTCGCGGTGAACTGCGCCTCCCTCCCCGACACGCTCTTCGAGAGCGAGCTGTTCGGACACGAGCGCGGCGCCTTCACGGGGGCGGTGCGCCGGGAGATCGGACTCCTCGAGGCCGCGGAGGGGGGCACGATCTTCCTGGACGAGATCGCGGAGGTGAAGCTCGAGACGCAGGCGAAGCTGCTCCGCGCGCTCCAGGAAAAGGAGATCCGGAGGGTGGGGGCGAAGGAGAACATCCCGGTGAACGTCCGGATCGTTGCCGCGACGAACCGGGACCTGGAGGAGGCGGTCCGGGAGGGAAGGTTCCGCGCGGACCTCTTCTACCGTCTCAACATCCTGAAGCTGAACCTGCCGCCCCTTCGCGAACGGATCTCGGACATCCCGCTGCTGGCGGAACATTTTCTCTGGAAGCACGGGGAGAAGGGGGTGCCGCCGGTCCGGGAGATCACGAAGGAGGCGATGCGGCTCATGATGCGGTACTCGTGGCCGGGGAACATCCGCGAACTGTCCTCCGTGATCGAGCGCGCCGTGGTCCTCGCGGAAGGCGGCAGGATCGGTCCGGAGGAGCTCCCCCGCGAGTTGATGGAGGGAGGGCAGGGGGACGTCCCGGCCAAGGCGTTCGACCTCCCTCCGCAGGGAGTGGATTTCGAGAAGGTCGAGGAGCACCTGCTCCGGCAGGCGGTGGAGCGGTCGGGAGGGGTGCATGCGCGTGGCGCGGAACTGCTCCGGATGAGTTACAAGGCCTACATTTATCGTCTGAGGAAGTTCGGAATCATCGCATCCTGA